TTTGAGTGTTCGTTAGCTAAATCCGTTAGCTCTCTcgctttctctttttcttcatATCAGTGCGAAAACTGGATAGGATCAGCTCCAGGGGGCTGAGATACTCTAATGAACTCTGATCTCAAGCGTGCAATCTGACTATGAAGAGGGAACGAAGTACGAGCGAAGAGGAGTGAAAGGGTGAGAGATGAGAGAGTCAGCACCAGGTGTAAAAGCATGTAAATGAATGTACGACTGAGAACTTGCCGTTGTGAGTGGGATGCAGGGACAGGGGAAGTGTTTGGCATGTAAACTGAGCTCTTTGCTCATTTAGGGAGTGACCTCGCACCTTGCTTTGGTACATCTTGACCTCTTCATAGGAGTGCGTCTGCCAGGCTAATTGCTGAAGCTCTTCCGCTGTGTACTGACACGTCTCCAGGTGGGACTTTATGATGTTCTGTGCAATTCGGTCTGGTAAAGAGAAAAGAAGAAGGGAATGACTGCAGTTGAGTTTTAAATACAGTACAATGTAAAGAAAATCAAATATTGGTAAATGTGTTCACTAGAAAGTGTCATACACCCATGAACCATGCAACTCGAGGACGAAATTTTGTCTTTTCCAACTGGCTTCATTATTAGTCCTACCTAATTCCCCCATAGACACTCCAGGTGCTAGCTGGCTGTCTTGATAGGAGCCGTAGGTGAAAAGGTTGGGAACAGGGGTGAGATCATATATGGGTTCCTGTTTGATCTGCTTCATTCCAGTCATGTCCAGTCCAGACTGATCCGGGCTGGCCTGTGTGGAGTCCATGCCATAGTAACCTCCAGGAGCGCCGTTCGGCTGACCCTTGGGCATGTCTATAACGTGACCATTGGCGTATGTCCCTCCAATCTCGTGGTTGAGGGTGCTGAGGCCATTGGTGAGGCTGGAGGAGTAAACACGAGCGAGGGCCTCCGCTTCGCCCGTCTGCTGCTGCCTCTGCTCCTGCAGCCTCTGCTGGTGTTTTTGAACCTCTGCGTACAAGGAGTCTCTCTGTTTCTTGGACATGCGGCCAAACTTAACAGCTGATGGGGGGAAGGTGAAAGAAGACAAATGAGATTAGTGCAGGTTTTAAAGTTATCAATAAGATCAATCCAGCTTGTCGACAAGCTGCTGAttagtatgtttgtttgttagaATATTATATCTCTCACCATCCCGGGACATGCCCAGAGCCAGGCACTTTTGGAGCCGACAGTGCTGGCAGCGGTTGCGGTTTGTTCGGTCAATTAGGCAGTTGCGCTGACGGGGACAGGAGTAGGAGGCATTGTTCTGTTGACTGCGCCTGAAGAAACCCTACAGAGGACACAACAAAACCAGAAGATTGAGATATGATACATGCAGAAAAATCATATCTATACTGTCTACAAATAAAGTGGCAAAAATTAAAAagctgtaaagctgctttgaaacaattatATTGTACAAagtgctgtataaataaaggtgacttgacttgatcattaattctctgaaaacaagtatTAATATCCTATGCAAATTTACTTCTCAGTAAgtttatcttgatttaagaatgctTAGATAGTTAAATAAGACAAATAATGATTCAtgtatatttttgcagtgtaggaCGTTTTGGAAGTCCATGGATGGCTGAAACGAATGCACTGAAGAAAAGGCATATCTTTCACTGACCTTACAGCCTTCACATGTGATGACTCCATAGTGGATGCCTGATGACTTGTCTCCACAGATTTTGCATGGTATGACTTCAATTTGGGCTGAAAACggacaaaaatgaacaaaaaatacagttatATAACCATATGCCTTTGTTTGTGTGATAAAGACTGTAGATAAGTGCTCCTCTCAGATGGCACCTTGACCACCTTGATTCTAAGCGTGATGTCACTTTTAAAGTGGACCAGGATGTGCCTTTTACAATTTTCACGAGACATTGTGACATTTTGTAACCTGTGGTTTTTGGAAGACAAATAGACATGAGAGACCAGCTGAGAGAGGTGATTCAAAGTCTAAACCCCTTGATGTTTCTCTCAGGTTCACCAGTAAACCAGAATGAATTCTCTCTTGTGCTTATGTCAAAATCTTTTCTTACATTATCCTTTTTAAGCATAGTGTTTGAGATACTGCCTTTATGAAAACAACCTTGCACATGTACAAGGCAAAGGCAGGCGCAAGCTACAGTACATACTGAATTACGTAATCAGAACATGGCAAGTTGTTTAATGAGGAACCGAATACAAATACATGGCCGTGAGGTTCAGCTCCAACCTTTCCGTCTCTTGCACGTGTCACTAGgaaatgtaaaagaaaagatAAAAGGAGACAGAAAACCTTTAAGAGAGCGAGGGAGaggaagacagagagagaaacccATCTCCCTGCTGAGACTGCACACTCACAATAAAGAGATTAGCCACCCAATCTAATCCTAAATTATTTCTACACATGCTTGTTCCCCTGCTCTCAACTGGCTTATCTGATGCAGCAATTCTCAATTAATCTTTCCTGCACTCAAACGCAAATTCACATCTGCCTataatgacataaaaattgtacaaaaaagaacaaatgcTATATTTCTCTCCTACCGTTATGGGTAATTTTAttcttgtactttttttttttttcactttaggAACAACGGAACTCCCAATTAGTACAAGTACCTAgctaaatgaaacaaaatacattGCAACAGCAGTCTCAGATGCAATTCTGATATGGTTTAGAAGTAGAGACCACTACAAAGTGAGTTCCATGCCAGATCCATCACTGCGTGCATTAATATAACTCACCAAAAATGACcacaatattaataatgtcTTATAATGTCAATAATGAGCAGTTTGAGCTATGATTTAACTGCAGTATTAGTTTACACACATTTTTGCTTTAGATTAAATCAGTTCAGCGTAGAATAGATGCATCTGAGCTATGATTCTAGATcaaaattataacattttttcCTCACTTGTGAGTTGTTTATTTCCGTCTCTGCATCACAGTTTACAGGAAACTGAATTAAAGAATAAGacaatacataaaaacaaaatcaaacaataaGATGTTTTTAGAAATCAAAAAGTTTCAAAATACGTAAAACACAAAGGCTATTTTTGTTACCTGCCAAATTCATTATTAAGATTAGCAAATTGCTTTAGAAAAAAGTACTAAATGAAATGTAACTGAACTTGCTTGAACGTGAAGTGAAAGTTTTAAACTGCAAAACAAACTAAGACCTCTTTAAACCTGAAACGTTGTCTTACCTACAACATCTGTCTTCATTTTCAGACAGAAGCACTGTAGAGACACACCTGACTCGAGACTGCAGTGTGAAGCTCAGAGCTTTGGAAATGTGAGTGCATCTCtagttaagtgtgtgtgtgtctgtgtgtgagtgtgtgtgctgcTAATCTGACTGGGAGAATATAAGACTGActagtgtatatattatatgttggCCAGTTTATATCTTTTCTTCATACTGTGAATATGTACACATCTTATGAATGAATATGTACTTTTGtgcaatatttattaaaaaataaaaagtttatatttGCTGTAAAGGCACATACACACTGTGAGCAATGTAATGGGATTAACACACACCTATACGTTAACTAGTCTGCGCTATAGTAGCTCTTCCTCTCTCAGTCTAGCCCACTCGACTTAAGCCACAGTGTCTGTGGGTTTGGTGGTTATGGGGGTGGGTGTTTGCCCCCAATGACCCTCAGCTACGGGAAGCACAAGCAAGGTCGTGTCCATGACAATGTCACCTTGAGTTTATTCCTCTGTATGAAAATTGAAGCAGTACTGACAACTGTAGCTAGATTTTTTACCAGAAAACGAAATACCAGGAGGAACATTTTAGTGTTCTGCTGGGATAGGTTAATGCTGATGGgtgcaaaatattaaaaacaaatgttaaaaaCTTGCAGTAAATATAAttgaataatttaatacattttaatgtattttttttttttttggcaaattgATTTACTTATAAATATAATctttaatatgtatatttttattttacagtacaatagtaatattataaaagtaagttatttttataaaaaataaaaaaaattgtttaattatgcAGCCATAGACCTAGGGTGAAAAATTATTGCAATTtttggaatttttattttaatgtcataatttttggCAAATTGTTTTATTACCTTTTAGATAGATAATACagtaaatttaatattaagaatgaatatttttattacatttcaatgtcttggcaaataaaataaatattcctgATCTGTTCCAATTTAGTAACTTTTAATAGTAACTTATGAATGCTCCTGAGTGTTTTAATTGTACTCCATTATAGAATGAGTTATGTACACTTTAAGGGCTCCTCAGACAGATCAATTACTCTGTAATCACTGCATTTCATCTTGAGGCGCTAATACTATCATCTGCAGGGACTGTGGTTCACATTAAAACATGTGAAAATagttttcaaaaagaaaaactagCACACCCTGTCCTTGCTTTTAAGGTCAAATAATACAGCATGGTGTTTTATGCCCTGGTCCTTTAATCTTCAGGCTTTGTGTGTGGTAACGAGGACTGTGAGTTCTGTGTGATTGGCCCCAGACTCAGAACACTGGACCGGTTCCTCTCATGACCCACTTTGACCACTGCCAGAGCCAAACTGGGTCAAACAAGCACAGAGACTTGAACCTGTTGTGAACGCAATCAGACACACAACGGTGTTGTAAAATACTCTTTTACCTTAAACTGCACACAACAGACTTCAAGTTATTTGTAGCCCTTTAAAAGCAGGGCGCTAGATCACTAGGCCATGGAAGTATTGACCACTGATAAAATATGCTTTGCTGCGCATGTTTATGTTGTGTTAGAACTAGTTTAGTTACTATTAGTAAGTCGATTTGGGTCTACATGCTAGCTAAAGGAATGCATACAGATTAAAGATATTCAGTTtatgtgtgtttaaatgttttgtgtgttacatatgAGTGTTTTGGTCTGAATGAATATATTGGATATGTCTGTTTGTGTGAGAATGGCCACAGGGCCTGTGTGTGTAGACCTGTCATATGAAATAAGGAGACGTCCGTGTCTGTGTCACTGTTGCCAGGACGACCACAGCCTCCCTGGGTTTGTGGGTAGGAGGCCTGTATAGTCTGCCTGTCAGAACAATCATCCACACCACCATGACATTCCAACAGGACATGATGTCACCGCCATCCCTACCAATACAACAACGCTGCACATTTGTCATTGTGGTAGCTATACAGATTCTGTGTCCTTAAAGGATTAAAAACCTAAAAGGACGAGATGAAATATGTAAATAGAAAAACCTAGAGGGATGTTAGCGACGGATTTAACTacctttttaaatgttaacGTCTTAGTGTTGCTAAAACCATTACAGATTTGCaaatttgttttctatttaactACACCAAGATGCGTGCTTTTTGCATGTCAAAATGCATCAGTGCAGAACCAAGGAATCAGAATTAGTGTACACACATTATACATTCATAAACGATGCTGTTATTGAACTAAAACAAGCATGTGGTTGTTCTTGCAGGGTGCTAGGCTTCTTGCACCTGTCCGCTGTTACGCATAAGGGTTAGGCCTATCAGAGGGTTACGTAAGAGAGGGAGTGCAGCGCTGGCGATTCCATGGTTAAGAGGAGCTCAGCCCTGCAGGCTTAGCCGAGGACAGACAGGAGCTGCGGAAACCGCACACATGCTAGTCTCAAAGTTAGTGACAGAAGCTTAGCACACTCAAGTTACTGAGTGGGAACTAAAAGATTCATAAGGTGAACATGTTTTGTGTGTATATTGCATCAATAATGTTGCTATATGCTGTACATCTGAGAAATGGAtgttctgtcattgtttactcaccctcgttaTGAAAGCAAATGGACAGTGGGGCTGTAAAATGACGAAAAGGTACCATAAAAGTACCATAAACAAGTTCAAATGACTCATGTACTATATTCAAAGTCTTTTGAAGCCATCCAGTAAAAATTGTGTGATTAAAAATTGTTACTGAAATTGGTCTTTATTCAGTCTCACTTAAAATGACTTGTGCAGTGAAATGTAGTATATGAGTCATTTGAAGCACATTTATGATACTTTGGATCATTGTGGAGCTTGACAACCTTATTCACTTTcattacactcttaaaaataaagtttctttaGTGGCATTGATGGATCCATAACGTACCTTtccattcatttacataaaatgttcttcacagtaAGAAAAACTGAAAGGTTCTTCTAATGGCATcgctgccaaaaaaaaaaaaaaaaaaccttttggaacttttatttttaaaagtgtacatgGAGAAGAGTGGCCAGGATATTCttcaatatttactttttactgtatgtttaacagaagaaagtaagtcatataggtttttaacaacattagagtattttctttctttttttttttcttttttttttaagcaaactattactttaatttgtgtgtgagtgaaaaaagagccacacacacacacacacacacacacacacacacacacacacacacacacacacacgtggaTTGTATAATTGATTCCTAATGATATGAAGCTCTTTTCTGTCCCATGAGTAGTTCCCTCTCTCTCTAAATAGTTCTTTAATTAGCTTCATTAAAGTGGATATGAGCACCCCTGCAACTTAATTTATCATCACGCATGCACACCCGTCCCATACACGCTGGAGAACACTAATAAATATTTGCTGTCGATACCAGCTGTCTGGGTGACAGATGTGTACCAACAAGGCCAACAATACAAAAATTTTGTAAGTcataatttaaatgataatacCATCTCTTGAGTTGTGTCTTGAAAATTATAAAGTGATAGAGTTAGAACTTCTTTCTGATTTCTGCCTGTGCATGTTATACTATTTTTGTGTATTAGTTTGATGagatgatgatcatatttggcAGTTGCCTCAAAGATATCCGCAAACCTTGTTTGCAGCTTTCCTTCAGGTGAATATACTGATAATGTCGCCGTCTTTTAATTTTAGCCTGCAGATGGAAGGCCATTTGAAGTCTTTGTTGTAAATCTTGCCTGTATGCATATGATAAgatgttgttttgtcatttgGCATCTGGCCCAATGATATTCCAAAGCCTTTTTGGGATATGCTAAACAGTGATACTAATACATCGTGTAGGTGGGAGATTATCTTCAGCACTCACACTTGTGAGCATGTCAACAATCCACGTCTCTTTAATACAGACAAACATTAGAGGACGCAATCATACTCAGAATGCTTGAGATTGTCCATCACAGACAAATGTGCATGTGCTTTTGAAGATTTAGAGGTGAGCTGGGGTGAGAGGATAGCTGTAATGGCAGCTTGTCTCCATTAGGTGGCACATTGTCCAGATTGACAGGGGCCTAGGGGGAAGTGGTTGCAGAGGGGCAGCCTGCGACAGCATGTGGTGTTCATCCATGTTTTACATCATTTCCTTCAGGGAAGGACTCTGAGATGAAGGCCCTGGGCACTTAGACACTAAACAGCTTTCACTGTCAGCAACATTAGCATTCTGATTCTAACATTGATCCCACTGTGTAATGCTAAGAAAATAATTAGGACAATTCCACAGGGAAATAGAAGAGATATTACTCCCAGTCACCACTCAGTGATTTAAAATATTCAGATATATGTATCTGACCTCCTGCATTATCATTACTTAAATATCACTTATAAAGTCTTCAAGTTTCAAAGAGATCAGCTTCTGTACATGCAGCCTAACAAGCCAAACTACCCACTCCATCCGTATGAACCCACTACAGCATAACTAATCTTCCGGACAGCCTCTTGGCTCATTGATATAATCCTTGACATGAAATCCTTAGCGTTTGggttttagtaaatcatgtaAATGAGCTAATAATTAGCGTATATTGTTGTGAATCCCAGTATTGTTTAATATTCCATCAGAATGCAATTGCTCTGCATCTCCTTGATTAGCAAAAAAGTGCCCTGTTATTCTGCTGCTTTTCCTGTCCCAGCACATCTGTTTAACATGATGacatttattcaaatgaatGTTTATGGCTATATGCTAACATATACTAAATGCGGTTAAATTTTGCGGTACATTTCAGACCATTTTGGTGAAGCTATCTGTGCCACCTCCTTGCACTGTAGATCTTTTTAGTCTGctgtgtaaaactttttatgaTAGTATAGACTAACTTTATCACTGACCTCTCAGCTTCAGATGCCCCTTTGACACCTTCATTTATGTTATGTCAAACAAAGACGGTTGCATTATGGGTAATAATACCCATACCCCCATTCAGGGTTATTATATTTAACcgaaactaaaaccattaaaaattgttatttgaaataaaataaaataaaataaaaaatataaaaaattattgctCCTGAGATGCTCATGAGATTTATTTGTttggttgttttatttatttatttttgcaaaattgTCTTTTGTGGTACAGTCCACACATGCAAAATTGGTTGATAAcataactgcaaaaaaaaaaaaagtaatagcCTAGTTAACAATTACTTGTTTACATAtgatatattatgtgttttataatatttaagcACCGGAACCTTATCAGTTTGACACAATTTTCTACTTCAAAGTGCCCATGGGAAGTCAAACTAACTTTACTTACCATTTTCTTATATTGAAATTGTTTATTTCCTACCCCTTAACAGTTCGGCTATGTCATCTCTCAGAATTTCTGAAGCTCAGGTTTTTCCTGTCAGTCAACATTAGaacagaacacattttacacatgggGAAAACGAATTGTTTAGTTAATAATTAAAGAAGTTCCAGACTTTAAAGCTCTTTATTCTATGATGTATTTGCCCTTATAAAAAAGTAACacattttcttgtaattgtttaactgttacatttgttacaataaggTTACAATTACAGATAAGATCATTGATGCCTCCTCATTACCATGCTTAGGCCAGtgtagaacttttttttaatctatactatttatgaaaaatagcaGCCTACACATTTAGAAACTATAGCTACAATATGCCACAGTTTTAATATAAATCTATAGTGAAAAATCTGTTCCCTTAACAGATTATCTATTATAAATTCTACAACAAGTTTGTCAAAGTTTACAACAATAAATAGCTACGATAAAACGTGATAAATTCTAGTATGGGTGGTCacgaagtgcagttcattattagttcatgttaactagtgtagttaactaatgttaactaatgaaccttattttaaagtgttaccaataattcTATATGTTTCCTTTAACCGTGGTATATATTGTTTGGGGGTGGGGGTTCTCCCCTGCAAACTACGCCCCTGTGCCAAGGCactttttcatttagtttaacttgatatacaaaaataactaaaactgaaatactaaaaatatacaattaaaaacaaattcaaaatattaataaaaactataatagtatctcagttATACTAATTAGTTTATCAGTGTGTACTACTAACAGAACACTGACGATAGAAAGTGCTCTGTACTGTATGAGCAATATTCCCAAATCATCTAGCTCCGCCacagtgtgtgagagagtttgCTGGGATTATATCTCTAAGTATTTGTTGATGAGGCTGCAGGCATTTCCCCATTGGCTTGTCATCAGCTGTGCCAGACTCAGGCATCTTTGATCTGAGATGTGATTGGCTGCCTCCATAAGGCTACAGAAGGGGACACGCTGGCACGCATCCAACATTTGaacaatataaaacaacatATATCTGAATCTACACTCTATACTACATACTCTGCGTGTTTAACCAGT
This Ctenopharyngodon idella isolate HZGC_01 chromosome 5, HZGC01, whole genome shotgun sequence DNA region includes the following protein-coding sequences:
- the rorb gene encoding nuclear receptor ROR-beta, whose protein sequence is MRAQIEVIPCKICGDKSSGIHYGVITCEGCKGFFRRSQQNNASYSCPRQRNCLIDRTNRNRCQHCRLQKCLALGMSRDAVKFGRMSKKQRDSLYAEVQKHQQRLQEQRQQQTGEAEALARVYSSSLTNGLSTLNHEIGGTYANGHVIDMPKGQPNGAPGGYYGMDSTQASPDQSGLDMTGMKQIKQEPIYDLTPVPNLFTYGSYQDSQLAPGVSMGELDRIAQNIIKSHLETCQYTAEELQQLAWQTHSYEEVKMYQSKTRDVLWQQCAIQITHAIQYVVEFAKRITGFMELCQNDQILLLKSGCLEVVLVRMCRAFNPLNNMVLFEGKYGGMQIFKALGCDDLVSAVFDFAKSLCSLQLTEEEIALFSAAVLISTDRPWLMEPRKVQKLQEKIYFALQHIMQKNHLDEDALAKLISRIPTLSALCTLHTEELQAFQQLHPETVNMLFPPLYKELFNPDAAGVMPK